Proteins co-encoded in one Colletes latitarsis isolate SP2378_abdomen chromosome 13, iyColLati1, whole genome shotgun sequence genomic window:
- the Cbc gene encoding protein CLP1 homolog produces MTDEKAQTQEFKLDPDCELRFEVETKNEKVTLELKNGLAEVFGTELVKGKKYEFTAGAKVAVFTWQGCTVELVGKTDVSYVAKETPMGLYLNCHAAMERLREAAEKDDTRGPITMLVGPCDVGKSTLCRLLLNYAVRMGRRPIFVDLDVGQGHIAIPGTVGALLVERPSNIVEGFSQQAPLVFHFGHKSPQTNVALYNLLVTRLAEVCSDRLQANKKARISGIVINTCGWIKGAGYKLLTHAAQAFEVDAIMVLDQERLYNELVRDMPDFVKVVFLPKSGGVVERSQAQRIEARDQGVREYFYGSRTPLYPHSFEVKWSEARLYKIGAPVLPASCMPLGMKAEDNLTKLVAVTPGPNLLHHLLSVSFADSPEDDVVQTNVAGFVCVTNVDVERQTFTVLSPQPRPLPNTVLLLSDIQFMDSH; encoded by the exons TCAAATTGGATCCAGATTGCGAATTGCGATTCGAAGTTGAAACCAAAAACGAAAAGGTCACGCTTGAG TTGAAAAATGGTTTAGCAGAAGTCTTTGGTACAGAATTAGTAAAAGGAAAGAAATATGAGTTTACAGCTGGAGCTAAAGTAGCTGTATTTACCTGGCAAGGCTGTACAGTAGAATTGGTGGGTAAAACTGACGTTAGCTATGTTGCTAAAGAGACTCCAATGGGTCTTTACCTAAACTGTCACGCGGCAATGGAAAGGCTCAGGGAAGCTGCGGAGAAAGATGACACTAGAGGGCCAATAACAATGCTTGTAGGCCCCTGTGATGTTGGAAAATCAACACTCTGTAGGCTTTTATTGAACTATGCAGTTAGAATGGGCCGTAGGCCAATTTTTGTAGACCTGGATGTTGGTCAAGGTCACATAGCAATACCTGGTACCGTTGGAGCTCTGTTAGTGGAACGTCCATCCAACATTGTAGAAGGTTTCAGCCAACAAGCAccgttagtttttcattttggaCACAAGTCTCCGCAGACAAACGTCGCTCTTTATAATCTACTTGTGACACGGCTCGCAGAAGTCTGTTCCGACAGGCTTCAAGCTAATAAAAAAGCTAGAATCTCTGGCATTGTAATAAATACTTGCGGCTGGATCAAAGGGGCTGGGTATAAACTATTAACTCACGCTGCACAAGCTTTCGAAGTTGACGCGATTATGGTATTAGATCAAGAAAGACTTTACAACGAACTCGTTAGGGATATGCCAGACTTCGTAAAAGTTGTTTTTCTACCAAAAAGCGGCGGAGTCGTAGAAAGGAGTCAAGCACAGAGGATAGAAGCCAGAGATCAAGGTGTAAGGGAATATTTTTATGGATCTAGAACTCCGCTCTATCCGCATAGTTTCGAAGTTAAATGGAGCGAAGCAAGACTGTATAAAATTGGAGCTCCGGTATTACCTGCGTCCTGCATGCCGCTTGGAATGAAAGCAGAAGATAATCTAACGAAATTGGTAGCTGTTACGCCTGGACCAAATCTTCTCCATCACTTATTATCAGTTTCATTTGCCGATTCGCCAGAGGATGACGTGGTGCAAACTAACGTTGCTGGATTTGTCTGCGT GACCAACGTTGACGTGGAGAGGCAAACATTTACAGTCTTAAGTCCACAACCGAGACCATTACCAAATACAGTTTTGCTACTCTCAGATATTCAGTTTATGGATAGTCACtaa
- the LOC143349265 gene encoding sodium channel protein Nach translates to MKYNYKPSLKELRFSLKYRSKEYFLENILHGVPYFVDPKRPKWERITWFFLTLASVIATAVIIVIIWHKFQTEPTITGLDIMTEHINIKFPQIFICFEWTQMNHSYLHQDELHLYEQLYNWYKRKNIDFETFPFYTKKTNFRSTFETMAPNCDDVISNCAYRGNKQLCSNLFTKVLNSAGACCKLNHLEHLKATDVAMSLQFETRSSSYPWRLYLKQHIDSSPKPDERPIVTAYFPVEIEFITDITYTTPDIRYLTLHQRECYYKYEGVSTNDCEINCFMEKLFSRCNCLPWFSLYADRPKCSLLKYPCLYNSSIDIDECDCWLPCNHTSYSVRGIQKSNSNVNRVILKNWPAALYKREMRFGYMDLLVSFGGVASLFLGYSILTTVELGYYFSLRTYCGAVIQASRKKYNIKTIHIVGKLPSKVDTNVHPGYYQYLD, encoded by the exons ATGAAGTATAATTACAAGCCATCGTTGAAAGAATTGCGTTTCAGTTTGAAATATCGTTCGAAGGAATATTTTTTGGAAAACATCTTGCACGGTGTTCCGTACTTCGTGGATCCTAAACGGCCTAAATGGGAAAG AATAACATGGTTCTTTCTGACGCTTGCCTCAGTCATAGCAACCGCTGTGATAATCGTCATTATTTGGCATAAGTTTCAAACAGAACCAACAATAACTGGATTAGATATAATGACAGAACATATTAATATCAAATTTCCACAAATCTTCATTTGCTTCGAATGGACACAAATGAATCACTCGTATCTACACCAG GACGAATTGCATCTATACGAACAGCTATACAATTGGTACAAGagaaaaaatattgattttgaaacGTTCCCGttttatacgaaaaaaaccaattTTCGTAGTACGTTCGAAACGATGGCGCCCAACTGCGATGACGTGATCAGCAACTGTGCATACAG GGGAAACAAACAGCTGTGCAGTAATCTATTTACAAAAGTTCTTAATTCCGCGGGTGCGTGTTGTAAGTTAAATCATTTGGAACATCTTAAAGCTACAGATGTCGCCATGAGTCTTCAGTTTGAAACACGAAGCTCGAGTTATCCGTGGAG acTTTACTTGAAACAACACATCGACTCGAGCCCGAAACCAGACGAACGACCGATAGTAACAGCTTACTTTCCCGTAGAGATTGAATTCATAACCGACATAACCTATACTACTCCTGACATTCGTTATTTAACACTTCATCAACGAGAATGCTATTATAAATACGAAGGCGTAAGTACAAACGATTGCGAGATAAACTGTTTTATGGAGAAATTGTTCTCTCGTTGTAATTGTCTGCCATGGTTTTCATTGTACGCCGACAGACCAAAATGTTCCCTTTTGAAGTACCCCTGTCTGTATAATAGTAGTATCGATATAGACGAATGTGACTGCTGGCTTCCTTGCAACCATACGTCGTACAGTGTAAGAGGGATACAAAAATCTAACAGTAACGTTAATcgagttattttaaaaaattggccGGCAGCTCTTTACAAGAGAGAAATGAGATTTGGGTATATGGATTTGCTTGTATCGTTTGGCGGTGTTGCTAGTCTTTTTTTGGGTTATTCCATATTGACAACTGTGGAGCTAGGTTACTATTTTAGTCTCAGAACTTATTGCGGAGCAGTAATTCAAGCGTCACGGAAAAAATACAATATAAAAACTATCCATATCGTGGGAAAGCTTCCAAGTAAAGTAGACACGAATGTTCATCCAGGATATTATCAATATCTCGATTAA